Proteins encoded in a region of the Acetobacter oryzifermentans genome:
- the mobF gene encoding MobF family relaxase, which produces MMTFRKISAACRGQIISNYYLQDIPDPESDCRLDPTKTPDSDGARLTNYYTGRDGRASWRPDMPWRAAEALGIDRFKPPTREQLSRLYEAKRADNGEEWSAHQRKISAYDLTLAPHKSVTLAAEFAETDAERAAIWHAMQVANDETMRYVARKLGLARRGRGGKDGAEEGHVAWVTYRHTTARPTVEALDPESNQTYLIDTPAGGDPHAHFHNTMFNMVVTDDGHVGSLDTKQLRSRVHEFGAYFQAILAQELRKIGIAQTYDANEQATVISAVPQEISDFFSKGRRNVLKAAQSYASEQGLEWEGLSIERKQKMLSMAGLAARLGKDLDADDHDIWKRQAKELGWVDQSLMGPEIDTGLDRQQRLDQAWRFVARHLGQEFETAAVIDHQKLRTYAARGLIATGIEGGISDIDAVVELTEKRGIEVRGQKVQLIIEMKGERERVTHTEQIRLEEDLAIHIARAASDRSRALGKEAIEDAIARSGLDFTSEHGQAQRKAVHTLGQSGRIAMLTGVAGAGKTTLLKPLVDAWRNDTEANPSGRRIIGVANAWRQADAMKDAGIDETYALSPFLARIDRGDLTLDEHTVIALDEVGQVAPRQMLRLLELQRDTGLTLRMMGDREQAQAIEAGDALEIIKRVLEPSDQAELLSTVRQKTKRNRDIAALFRGEEPSDDQLKALETKGKAVAAETDANRDDDVRNRFHTEEVRQAIEMKRQDGSISLVTGDHQNVLEAIAQHYVSRKDALKAEGPKPDGSFKTITMSALTNKDAADLSLAVRQVLQKRGDIGADQKIIKAIDQRGEEYDMALAVGDKVRLYRRVWGLVGDKHTWVGNNGDICEVLSASDKGLKLRLADGKEAQVEWRRLSDPRSNRVLLGFGHAMTIDAAQGLTSDEHINAMPRGVDLATGFTTYVAESRARGTT; this is translated from the coding sequence ATGATGACCTTCCGGAAAATCTCTGCGGCCTGCAGAGGACAGATCATCTCTAATTATTACCTACAGGATATTCCTGATCCGGAGAGTGACTGCCGTCTGGATCCGACAAAGACGCCTGACAGCGACGGTGCACGTTTGACAAATTATTATACCGGTCGTGATGGTCGTGCGTCCTGGCGTCCGGATATGCCGTGGCGGGCTGCTGAGGCATTAGGCATCGACCGTTTCAAGCCTCCCACCCGAGAGCAGCTTTCCCGTCTCTATGAAGCCAAACGGGCTGACAATGGCGAGGAATGGTCAGCACACCAGCGCAAAATCAGCGCCTATGATCTGACATTGGCCCCTCACAAGTCTGTGACTCTTGCGGCAGAGTTTGCCGAAACTGACGCAGAACGCGCCGCTATCTGGCATGCTATGCAGGTCGCTAACGACGAGACTATGCGGTATGTGGCCCGTAAACTGGGACTGGCTAGACGGGGCCGGGGCGGGAAGGACGGTGCTGAAGAAGGGCATGTTGCATGGGTAACATACCGCCACACGACAGCACGGCCAACAGTCGAGGCGTTAGACCCCGAGAGCAATCAGACCTACCTGATTGATACGCCGGCTGGTGGTGATCCTCATGCCCATTTTCACAACACGATGTTCAACATGGTTGTCACAGATGATGGTCATGTCGGGTCTTTGGATACAAAACAGCTTCGATCGCGAGTTCACGAGTTTGGCGCTTACTTCCAAGCCATCCTCGCTCAGGAATTGCGTAAAATTGGCATTGCCCAGACGTATGACGCCAATGAACAGGCAACCGTCATCTCTGCCGTGCCACAGGAGATTTCAGATTTTTTCAGCAAAGGTCGCCGCAATGTCCTGAAAGCTGCTCAGTCCTACGCCTCGGAACAAGGTCTGGAGTGGGAGGGATTGTCAATCGAACGAAAGCAGAAAATGCTTTCAATGGCGGGATTGGCCGCCCGATTGGGTAAGGATCTGGACGCTGACGACCACGATATTTGGAAGCGTCAGGCTAAGGAGTTGGGTTGGGTAGATCAAAGCCTTATGGGGCCGGAGATTGATACCGGCCTGGATCGCCAACAGCGGCTTGATCAAGCGTGGCGTTTCGTTGCTAGGCATCTTGGTCAGGAGTTTGAAACAGCCGCTGTCATCGATCACCAGAAACTGCGGACTTATGCTGCACGAGGTCTCATTGCGACGGGTATTGAGGGCGGAATATCTGACATAGATGCCGTGGTCGAGTTGACAGAAAAACGGGGCATTGAGGTGCGCGGTCAGAAGGTGCAACTCATTATTGAGATGAAAGGAGAGCGTGAGAGGGTCACACATACTGAGCAAATCAGACTGGAAGAGGATCTTGCCATTCATATTGCTCGTGCTGCATCTGATCGGAGCAGGGCTCTCGGAAAAGAAGCCATTGAGGATGCGATTGCCCGCTCAGGTCTGGATTTTACATCGGAGCATGGGCAGGCTCAGCGTAAAGCCGTTCATACCTTGGGGCAGAGCGGCAGGATAGCGATGCTTACGGGGGTGGCTGGTGCCGGCAAGACCACACTTCTCAAGCCTCTTGTGGACGCATGGCGCAATGATACCGAGGCCAACCCATCAGGACGGCGCATCATTGGTGTGGCCAATGCGTGGCGCCAGGCCGATGCCATGAAAGATGCCGGTATTGATGAAACCTATGCGCTTTCTCCATTTTTGGCCCGTATTGATCGGGGCGACCTCACGTTGGATGAGCATACCGTCATAGCTCTTGACGAAGTCGGGCAAGTGGCGCCGCGTCAGATGCTACGACTGCTTGAGCTGCAGCGTGATACGGGACTGACCCTGCGTATGATGGGTGACAGAGAACAGGCTCAGGCTATCGAGGCGGGTGATGCCCTTGAAATAATCAAGAGAGTGCTGGAGCCGAGTGATCAGGCTGAGCTTCTGTCAACAGTACGCCAGAAAACGAAGCGTAATCGTGACATCGCGGCTCTTTTTCGTGGAGAAGAACCAAGCGATGATCAGCTTAAGGCACTTGAGACGAAGGGCAAAGCAGTTGCAGCAGAGACAGACGCGAATCGTGATGATGACGTGAGGAACCGTTTTCATACTGAGGAGGTTAGGCAGGCTATCGAGATGAAGCGCCAGGACGGCAGCATCAGTCTGGTGACAGGAGACCATCAGAATGTTCTGGAGGCCATCGCACAACATTATGTGTCCCGCAAAGATGCCCTGAAGGCTGAAGGCCCGAAGCCGGACGGATCATTCAAGACGATCACCATGTCAGCGCTAACGAACAAGGATGCTGCGGATCTCAGTCTGGCGGTACGTCAGGTGTTACAAAAACGCGGAGATATTGGCGCAGACCAGAAGATTATCAAAGCCATTGATCAGCGTGGCGAAGAGTATGACATGGCTCTTGCTGTTGGAGACAAGGTGCGCCTGTATCGTCGGGTCTGGGGTCTTGTTGGAGATAAGCACACCTGGGTAGGGAATAACGGAGATATCTGTGAGGTTCTCAGTGCATCTGACAAGGGGCTGAAATTGAGGCTTGCGGATGGGAAGGAAGCACAAGTGGAATGGCGCCGGCTATCAGATCCACGCTCAAATCGTGTTCTGTTGGGATTTGGTCATGCCATGACAATTGATGCCGCCCAAGGTCTGACCTCTGATGAACATATTAATGCCATGCCGCGCGGTGTGGATCTGGCGACGGGGTTTACAACCTATGTTGCCGAAAGTCGTGCACGGGGTACAACCTAG
- a CDS encoding Hint domain-containing protein: protein MNVSGGTFELDHSSLSGFNGSNVKSGGQIVLNNGSSMTVSNLQSKVTVNGGSTISLDGNYNSGSSVVSGTGTGNTILISSSAAQTNLPISGISKGDMIGVNGSTVDTATYTNSNGSGSVVLNAGGKKYTYNSVSYDTSKDTGVPEGTTVATGTQDGNAIICFLAGSMIRTPEGDVAVEDIQIGDQVIAFDWKNNEDVTRSVVWVGKARANVRPELRDDEAGWPVRILKDAIADGVPYKDMLITAEHCLFFKDRFVPVRMLVNGVSIFYDKSITSYDYYHVETEQHSVITADGMLTESYLDTGNRSSFRQEGKVATLRGAVKSWENDAGATLGVDRSFVEPLFRALEWRENSVIGCQTSGQATTLTNEPDLHLVTDTGSIVRPMRKTAHQYSFMLPPDTQSVRIVSRASRPSDVIGPFVDDRRYMGVAVADVRLQCAKQHFDITSHLQAEKLEGWYETDWTDCAWTNGNAELPLGDHLSHGKMGILSMTVRAAGSYLLSDQAVSDVQKLSA, encoded by the coding sequence CTGAATGTAAGTGGCGGCACGTTTGAATTAGATCATAGTAGCCTTTCTGGTTTTAACGGAAGCAACGTGAAAAGCGGTGGTCAAATCGTTTTGAACAACGGTTCGAGTATGACAGTGAGCAACCTACAGTCTAAGGTTACTGTTAATGGTGGGTCTACCATTTCCCTAGATGGTAACTATAATTCTGGTTCCAGCGTTGTATCCGGCACTGGCACAGGTAATACAATCCTGATTTCTTCCTCTGCGGCTCAAACCAACCTTCCTATCTCGGGTATTTCGAAAGGAGATATGATCGGTGTCAATGGTTCAACGGTAGATACGGCCACCTATACCAATTCGAATGGGTCTGGTAGTGTCGTTCTGAATGCTGGTGGCAAGAAATATACATATAATAGTGTTTCATACGATACTTCTAAAGACACTGGTGTTCCTGAAGGAACGACAGTAGCCACAGGCACACAGGATGGTAATGCCATTATCTGCTTCCTTGCTGGTAGCATGATCCGTACCCCTGAAGGTGATGTTGCTGTCGAAGATATTCAGATCGGCGATCAAGTTATTGCCTTTGACTGGAAAAACAATGAGGACGTTACCCGCTCTGTTGTCTGGGTCGGTAAGGCCCGTGCTAATGTTCGCCCAGAGCTTCGTGACGACGAAGCCGGTTGGCCAGTGCGTATCCTCAAAGACGCCATTGCCGATGGTGTGCCTTATAAGGATATGCTGATTACCGCTGAACATTGCCTGTTCTTCAAAGATCGGTTTGTGCCAGTGCGGATGCTGGTCAATGGCGTGTCTATCTTCTACGATAAATCCATCACCTCCTACGACTACTATCATGTCGAAACTGAACAGCATTCTGTGATCACCGCCGATGGCATGCTGACCGAAAGCTATCTTGACACCGGTAATCGCTCTTCTTTCCGTCAGGAAGGCAAGGTTGCTACTCTGCGAGGTGCAGTCAAAAGCTGGGAAAACGACGCTGGTGCAACGTTGGGGGTAGATCGTTCTTTTGTGGAACCGCTGTTCCGAGCACTGGAATGGCGCGAAAACAGTGTGATTGGTTGTCAGACATCCGGCCAGGCTACGACATTGACCAACGAGCCAGATCTGCATTTGGTAACAGATACAGGAAGTATTGTGCGTCCGATGCGTAAGACAGCGCATCAGTATAGCTTCATGCTGCCGCCTGATACGCAGTCTGTGCGTATTGTTTCACGCGCCAGCCGTCCATCTGATGTGATTGGTCCGTTTGTGGATGATCGCCGTTATATGGGTGTCGCTGTTGCAGATGTGCGTTTGCAGTGCGCAAAACAGCATTTCGATATCACCTCTCACCTTCAGGCCGAAAAACTGGAAGGTTGGTATGAGACCGATTGGACAGATTGTGCATGGACAAATGGTAACGCCGAACTGCCTTTAGGGGATCATCTGTCACACGGGAAAATGGGCATCCTGTCCATGACTGTTCGGGCTGCTGGCTCTTATCTGCTGTCAGATCAAGCCGTGTCTGATGTGCAGAAGCTTTCAGCTTAA
- a CDS encoding recombinase family protein yields MQPEITRRKVGYARVSTVGQTLELQLKTLKEFGCRRIYREKASGADATRPELCKLLANLKPGQTVVVTRLDRLARSTFDLFSIVKTITDRKAQFYSLAEPWTDTNTSTGRLMLAVLGGLADVERDLIRTRTSEGRARAIKQGKRMGRPSQITDLQKHKIIERRKEGESLKSIAAAFGISESTVSRLARGRDSHHHYGRKIEKARKSYSTS; encoded by the coding sequence ATGCAACCAGAAATAACACGTCGTAAAGTTGGATATGCCCGTGTCAGCACAGTAGGGCAGACTCTTGAACTTCAACTGAAAACACTGAAGGAATTCGGATGCCGTCGTATCTATCGTGAAAAAGCAAGTGGTGCAGATGCTACGCGTCCTGAATTATGTAAATTGCTTGCCAACCTTAAGCCTGGTCAAACCGTAGTCGTTACCCGTCTGGATCGACTGGCACGCAGTACATTTGATCTCTTCTCTATCGTAAAGACAATTACTGATCGTAAGGCTCAGTTTTACTCTTTAGCTGAACCCTGGACTGACACCAACACAAGTACAGGTCGGCTTATGCTTGCAGTCCTTGGTGGCTTGGCCGATGTGGAGCGCGATCTTATCCGTACACGCACCTCAGAAGGACGTGCACGTGCCATTAAGCAAGGCAAACGCATGGGAAGACCATCTCAGATTACAGACTTACAAAAGCATAAAATCATTGAAAGACGAAAAGAGGGGGAGTCCCTGAAATCGATCGCTGCTGCATTTGGAATCAGTGAAAGCACTGTCTCTCGCCTAGCTCGTGGCAGAGACAGCCATCACCATTATGGTCGGAAAATCGAGAAAGCTCGCAAATCTTACAGTACATCATGA
- a CDS encoding restriction endonuclease PLD domain-containing protein produces MSDLFSNISSSHSGPLTVFQAQLKTYRQQNWSEVFKGYSALRAITFSSSLEFLLDLTEQFKDIEIVFGSEHILTKTHIALAQASQLFEDYGFKDCLTDQKSLVESLRQLLGLRSSLFLPRLQNGTLRFRLLTGRPSHEKLYLLSGSNGQRVITGSANLSIAAFHGHQHEVIITFDDLAAWDAFDEYYQRDYKKSVAIERDILISVSSDGKNKQPDISTTSLPYEDVPIVRAIRAGLVHVEQGGMSISEGITIDTLRKAQRLRQELETISLPMSRKGVTLVTPTIVSTFLQTRNNLPAVDSPKDEIPRASLSVRTGEIFLNDQLWLSEKDTISEHDVARDVHLLVNYISSFSAFYGNSQSAIASYWAFLVWLYMAPFAPFLRQGAVSHHIDPWLYPPYAVLYGRSSGGKTLFTQIIAQSMFGVVKSIQSSMFTAQRVLGLRQQLGAIPLLIDDVTPDRMSKYVPDMVRTDRDMAECYAPIVLTTNKDVTSISADLTKRMVTCHIDASLPDSRALQTESPRRLQKEIGTALYRRYLTLMFPRVRDMRIDMDQSDGKQIPDVFTVSSHLLLSLIEQHLPVKPDWVCPLSYRTYQAMRAVQFQRVLVEMIRSHPENIALSRDKRFMQVCFGGDIRQAMAFEKSVPEFVSKGRIADTVKLDIQAMENELGFSPIHHSSLVERLMKVWRKRK; encoded by the coding sequence ATGTCGGATCTTTTCTCAAACATTTCTTCTTCGCATTCTGGACCACTTACTGTGTTTCAAGCACAGTTAAAAACTTATCGGCAGCAGAACTGGTCCGAGGTTTTCAAGGGGTATTCTGCTTTACGTGCGATTACCTTTTCAAGTTCTCTGGAATTTTTGCTCGATCTGACAGAACAGTTTAAAGATATCGAAATTGTTTTTGGCTCTGAGCATATTCTAACCAAAACCCATATTGCTTTGGCTCAAGCCAGTCAGCTTTTTGAAGACTACGGGTTTAAGGACTGTCTCACAGATCAAAAATCTCTTGTAGAAAGCTTACGTCAACTTCTTGGGTTACGCAGCAGTCTCTTTCTTCCGCGTTTGCAAAATGGTACCTTGCGTTTCAGGCTTCTGACTGGCCGTCCAAGTCATGAAAAACTTTATTTGCTATCAGGTTCCAACGGTCAACGCGTTATCACAGGATCCGCTAATCTCAGTATAGCGGCTTTCCATGGGCATCAACATGAAGTCATCATCACTTTTGATGATTTAGCAGCGTGGGATGCTTTTGATGAATATTACCAACGTGACTACAAAAAAAGTGTTGCAATCGAAAGGGATATTCTGATCAGCGTGTCTTCTGACGGCAAGAATAAACAGCCTGATATCTCTACAACATCCCTTCCTTACGAGGATGTTCCCATCGTGCGTGCGATACGGGCCGGGCTGGTTCATGTCGAACAGGGTGGTATGTCGATTTCAGAGGGAATAACCATTGATACGTTACGAAAGGCTCAACGCTTACGGCAGGAACTTGAAACAATTTCTCTGCCGATGAGCCGCAAGGGGGTAACGTTGGTCACTCCCACAATCGTTTCAACTTTTCTGCAGACACGCAATAATCTGCCTGCTGTGGACTCTCCGAAAGATGAAATTCCACGAGCCTCCCTCTCTGTTCGGACAGGAGAGATTTTTCTCAATGATCAGTTATGGCTTTCTGAAAAAGATACCATTTCAGAACATGACGTTGCCCGAGATGTACATCTGCTTGTGAATTATATCAGCAGTTTTTCGGCATTTTATGGAAATAGCCAAAGTGCCATCGCTTCCTACTGGGCATTTCTAGTCTGGCTTTACATGGCACCTTTTGCACCCTTTTTAAGACAAGGAGCCGTTAGTCATCATATCGATCCGTGGCTTTATCCCCCGTACGCGGTTTTATATGGCCGCTCCAGTGGTGGGAAAACCCTGTTTACGCAGATTATTGCACAATCCATGTTCGGGGTTGTCAAAAGTATTCAGTCATCAATGTTTACGGCACAACGTGTTTTGGGCTTACGTCAGCAATTAGGGGCAATTCCTCTGTTGATTGATGACGTGACGCCAGATCGAATGAGTAAATATGTGCCTGACATGGTGCGTACTGATCGGGATATGGCCGAATGCTACGCACCTATCGTCCTGACGACCAACAAGGACGTGACAAGCATTTCAGCTGATCTGACCAAACGGATGGTGACGTGTCACATTGATGCCTCTCTCCCGGATAGTCGAGCGCTTCAGACGGAAAGTCCCCGTCGTTTACAAAAAGAAATCGGGACAGCTTTATACCGGCGTTATCTGACTCTTATGTTCCCTCGCGTTCGAGATATGCGGATCGATATGGATCAGAGTGATGGCAAGCAGATTCCAGATGTTTTTACGGTGTCGTCTCATCTCTTGTTGTCGTTGATAGAACAACACCTTCCTGTAAAGCCAGACTGGGTTTGTCCTCTTTCTTATCGAACCTATCAAGCTATGCGGGCTGTTCAGTTCCAACGTGTGCTTGTCGAAATGATTAGAAGTCATCCTGAAAACATCGCTCTGTCGCGAGACAAGCGCTTTATGCAAGTGTGCTTTGGTGGAGATATTCGCCAAGCCATGGCATTTGAAAAATCTGTACCAGAATTTGTTTCCAAAGGGCGCATTGCAGATACCGTCAAGCTGGATATTCAAGCAATGGAAAATGAGCTGGGATTTTCTCCAATTCATCATAGTTCACTGGTTGAGAGGCTTATGAAAGTTTGGAGGAAGCGTAAGTAA
- a CDS encoding type II toxin-antitoxin system RelE family toxin, which produces MSCYKIKRRASGYRLVYQVHEGKLIVLVVAIGRRDANEVYDDATRRV; this is translated from the coding sequence GTGAGCTGCTATAAAATCAAACGTCGAGCTTCCGGATATCGGCTGGTGTATCAGGTTCATGAGGGGAAACTCATAGTGCTGGTTGTTGCGATTGGACGCAGGGATGCCAATGAGGTTTACGACGATGCAACCCGCCGCGTCTGA
- a CDS encoding type II toxin-antitoxin system RelB/DinJ family antitoxin — MASINLRIDDSLKKAAYDRLSELGVTPSDLIRQTFEYVVATGKLPVRRTVVSDDGLELLAVVRERLASPEPSLPVSLDDL, encoded by the coding sequence ATGGCTTCAATTAACCTGCGCATCGATGACAGTCTGAAGAAAGCGGCCTACGATCGTCTGTCAGAACTCGGCGTGACACCCTCAGATCTCATCCGCCAGACCTTTGAATATGTCGTCGCTACTGGCAAGCTCCCTGTCCGGCGCACTGTTGTATCGGATGACGGTCTGGAGCTCCTTGCCGTCGTTCGAGAGCGTCTTGCCTCGCCTGAACCGTCTCTTCCGGTTTCATTGGACGATCTGTGA
- a CDS encoding type II toxin-antitoxin system PrlF family antitoxin, translated as MAALLKEESTITAKGQTTIPKSIRQALGVDYGGRITFFVDDQRRIHVKKATEGTRDPVVFRFLEFLEQDMIDHPDSSIVKLPASLPDRVAALVGNMDVDLDAEIEGDVAL; from the coding sequence ATGGCCGCATTGCTGAAAGAAGAAAGTACTATCACCGCGAAGGGTCAAACAACCATTCCTAAGAGCATCAGACAGGCTTTGGGCGTGGACTATGGTGGGCGTATCACCTTCTTCGTGGACGACCAGCGTCGTATCCATGTCAAGAAGGCTACAGAAGGAACAAGAGATCCCGTCGTTTTTCGCTTCCTCGAATTTCTGGAGCAGGACATGATCGACCATCCCGACAGTTCCATCGTCAAGCTGCCTGCCAGCCTGCCTGATCGCGTAGCCGCGCTTGTCGGAAACATGGACGTTGACCTTGATGCCGAGATTGAGGGAGATGTTGCGCTCTGA
- a CDS encoding type II toxin-antitoxin system YhaV family toxin, translating into MLTINGWTILAHPLFLDQLEKLTDAVEELKKKKPNEYQKNANTKLLAALNKLIFQSIPADPTVTAYRQGTTLGKAHKHWFRAKFGNGRFRLFFRYDSATKVIIFAWVNDNNSLRTYGAKTDAYKVFQGMLEGGNPPDGWTELSKEASDQAAVDRLEIASSSNP; encoded by the coding sequence ATGCTGACTATCAATGGCTGGACCATCCTAGCGCATCCGCTCTTTCTCGATCAGTTGGAAAAGCTCACCGACGCCGTTGAGGAGTTGAAGAAAAAAAAGCCTAACGAATACCAGAAGAATGCAAACACAAAGCTATTAGCTGCCTTGAACAAACTGATCTTCCAGTCAATCCCTGCTGATCCGACTGTAACCGCTTATCGGCAGGGCACGACGCTAGGGAAAGCGCACAAGCATTGGTTCAGGGCAAAGTTCGGGAATGGTCGTTTCCGCCTGTTCTTCCGCTATGATTCGGCCACGAAAGTCATCATCTTTGCCTGGGTGAACGATAACAATAGTTTGCGCACTTATGGCGCAAAGACCGATGCCTACAAAGTTTTCCAAGGAATGCTAGAAGGTGGCAACCCGCCTGATGGTTGGACCGAGCTTAGCAAAGAAGCGTCCGATCAGGCTGCTGTTGACCGGCTGGAAATTGCCTCGTCTTCGAATCCGTGA